The following are from one region of the Moritella sp. 24 genome:
- a CDS encoding allophanate hydrolase subunit 1, with translation MQYQLDIIGYDAILIRFTGADNTQLLPIIYALNLRLKNAADLSAVIIDIIPSYQTLLVTFNILNIDACQIAKIIDAHVKQQLKQSAQNVMSPPSSPLSTKYNHAHSMASRLRNIPVCYHESLAPDLESLSQHAAMSIDEIIQIHSSTIYSCYAIGFMPNFAYLGDVDKRIQIPRHSSPRAQVPAGSVGIADNQTAIYPKTSPGGWQIIGQSPALLDTLSVGCQVKFQPISLDDFNDYNLEANA, from the coding sequence ATGCAATATCAGCTCGATATCATTGGCTATGATGCCATTCTGATTCGCTTTACAGGTGCTGATAACACTCAGCTATTACCTATTATTTACGCTTTAAACCTGCGACTTAAAAACGCCGCGGATTTAAGCGCCGTAATCATTGATATTATTCCTTCATATCAAACATTACTGGTGACGTTTAATATACTTAACATTGACGCCTGTCAGATAGCAAAGATAATTGACGCTCATGTTAAGCAACAATTAAAACAGTCAGCACAAAACGTCATGAGCCCGCCTTCGTCCCCCTTATCGACAAAATATAACCATGCTCATTCAATGGCATCCCGTTTGCGCAACATTCCGGTTTGCTATCATGAAAGTCTGGCACCTGATCTTGAATCTTTATCCCAACATGCAGCAATGAGTATCGATGAAATTATCCAAATTCATTCTTCTACTATATATAGTTGTTACGCCATTGGCTTTATGCCCAATTTTGCTTATTTAGGCGATGTCGATAAACGGATACAAATACCTCGACATAGTAGCCCAAGGGCACAAGTTCCTGCAGGTAGTGTTGGTATTGCTGATAATCAAACTGCTATTTATCCTAAAACTAGCCCAGGTGGTTGGCAAATAATAGGTCAGAGCCCCGCTCTACTTGATACTTTATCGGTTGGTTGCCAAGTTAAGTTTCAACCTATCTCGCTTGATGACTTTAATGATTACAACCTAGAGGCTAATGCGTAA
- a CDS encoding biotin-dependent carboxyltransferase family protein: MTTTPAFDVIKPGIHSLIQDLGRFGYQHLGITPGGPADLQAYLWANKLLGNSSNMASIEIHYGLMTLQVLADTSIAICGAEFGVNINDKPAFNWQTHHVKKGDIIQYNGAKTGKCGYLAVLGGFQTEKHLNSRSTVVRDKLSEATSTPLYVGQYLPITTRCTNDPTAESPTCIRVPRHYIPNYSAPLTLALMPCYQWQMLTSEQQQQLLTNTYQISTQANRMGYRLTGDRITNLPTSLTSEGIALGSVQLPADGQPIILLQDRQTIGGYPKAGVISALDCSKLSQRQQGSNISFKLESPIVSRYKMHAFKQFFDF; this comes from the coding sequence ATGACCACGACTCCAGCATTTGACGTTATCAAACCGGGAATTCACAGTTTAATTCAAGATCTTGGCCGTTTTGGCTATCAACATTTAGGTATCACACCCGGTGGTCCAGCAGATCTTCAGGCTTATTTATGGGCAAATAAGTTACTTGGTAATAGCAGTAACATGGCAAGTATTGAAATACATTATGGATTAATGACATTACAGGTATTAGCAGATACCAGTATTGCTATTTGTGGTGCCGAATTTGGCGTGAATATTAATGATAAACCTGCTTTTAATTGGCAAACACATCATGTGAAGAAAGGCGATATAATTCAGTATAACGGGGCTAAAACAGGTAAATGTGGATATTTAGCTGTTTTAGGTGGCTTTCAAACAGAGAAACACCTCAATAGCCGTAGTACCGTTGTCCGAGATAAGCTTAGTGAAGCTACAAGCACTCCCTTATATGTAGGCCAGTACTTACCTATCACGACGAGATGCACCAATGACCCTACAGCAGAATCACCAACATGTATTCGGGTTCCACGACATTATATTCCAAATTACTCAGCGCCATTAACCTTAGCCTTAATGCCTTGCTACCAATGGCAGATGCTCACATCAGAGCAGCAACAGCAACTACTCACCAATACATATCAAATAAGTACCCAAGCAAATCGCATGGGTTATCGATTAACCGGTGACAGAATTACCAATTTACCTACGTCCTTAACCTCTGAAGGTATTGCTTTGGGTAGCGTACAATTGCCAGCAGATGGACAGCCTATTATCTTACTTCAGGACAGGCAAACGATCGGAGGTTACCCGAAAGCAGGTGTGATTTCAGCGCTCGATTGCAGCAAATTATCACAACGTCAGCAAGGCTCCAACATTAGTTTTAAACTCGAAAGCCCTATTGTTTCACGTTATAAAATGCACGCATTTAAGCAATTTTTCGACTTTTAG
- a CDS encoding 5-oxoprolinase subunit PxpA, translated as MKLNCDMGESFGQWRLGMDESVMPYVDMANIACGFHASDPLIMQHTVALAKQYNVEVGAHPGYPDLVGFGRRSIKCTPSEIEALILYQIGALAAFCRQQHIPLSYVKPHGALYNDMMKNEDILVAILKGIAAFDTGLPLMLMAQADNSRNELLAAQFNVPLLFEAFADRCYTDDGLLQDRQQSGAVFTDHAHIISQALQLAQQGSVTSNNGNVITLNADTLCVHGDNPHSIKAIEKIKSALSKNKR; from the coding sequence GCGAAAGCTTTGGCCAGTGGCGACTTGGTATGGATGAATCTGTCATGCCATACGTTGATATGGCCAACATAGCTTGTGGTTTTCATGCTTCCGATCCACTTATTATGCAGCACACTGTCGCTCTCGCAAAACAATATAACGTCGAAGTCGGTGCACACCCCGGATATCCAGATCTAGTTGGTTTTGGTCGCCGTTCTATAAAGTGTACTCCCAGCGAAATCGAAGCACTTATTCTTTATCAAATAGGTGCGCTCGCCGCGTTTTGTCGCCAACAACATATACCTCTCAGTTATGTCAAACCTCACGGTGCGCTCTATAACGATATGATGAAAAATGAAGATATACTGGTTGCCATTCTAAAAGGGATTGCTGCTTTTGATACAGGGTTACCCCTTATGTTAATGGCCCAAGCAGATAATAGCCGTAACGAATTACTCGCTGCACAGTTTAATGTCCCTCTACTTTTTGAAGCCTTTGCAGACCGCTGCTATACCGATGACGGTTTATTACAAGATAGACAGCAGTCAGGCGCAGTATTCACCGATCACGCTCACATTATTAGCCAAGCGCTACAACTTGCGCAACAAGGTAGTGTTACAAGTAATAACGGTAACGTCATCACGTTAAATGCAGACACACTGTGTGTTCATGGTGATAATCCACATTCTATTAAAGCCATCGAAAAAATAAAGTCTGCACTGTCAAAAAATAAGAGGTGA
- a CDS encoding TAXI family TRAP transporter solute-binding subunit yields the protein MSITKTIAKSLAVASLTVAAAAPSIATAKASDFITIGTGGVTGVYYPAGGAICKFVNRNRKEHNIRCSVESTGGSAYNINTMRAGELDFGVAQSDQQFYAYKGLNQYKNQGAYTDLRAVFSLHAEALTIVARKDSGIKDFKDLKGKRVNVGNPGSGQRSTMDVVMKAYNWDNSAFSLTSELKANEQSQALCDNKIDAFVFFAGFPNGSIKEATTTCDAVLVTVNDSTVEKLIEENPYYSQVVIPGGTYTGTPKDTVTFGARATIVTPKSMSNEIVYEVTKSVFENFNTFKRLHPSFASLTKEDMATAALSAPVHPGAAKYYKEVGLK from the coding sequence ATGTCTATTACAAAAACAATTGCAAAATCACTTGCTGTAGCAAGTTTAACAGTAGCTGCGGCGGCACCAAGTATCGCAACAGCAAAAGCAAGTGACTTTATTACAATCGGTACTGGTGGTGTTACAGGTGTTTACTATCCTGCCGGTGGTGCAATTTGTAAATTTGTAAACCGCAACCGTAAAGAGCACAACATCCGCTGTTCAGTAGAAAGTACTGGTGGTTCAGCTTATAACATCAACACAATGCGTGCTGGTGAACTTGATTTCGGTGTAGCACAATCTGATCAACAGTTTTATGCTTACAAAGGTTTAAACCAATACAAAAATCAAGGTGCTTACACTGACCTACGCGCAGTATTCTCACTTCACGCTGAAGCACTAACAATTGTTGCTCGTAAAGATTCAGGCATTAAAGACTTTAAAGATCTTAAAGGTAAACGTGTAAACGTAGGTAACCCAGGTTCAGGCCAACGCAGCACAATGGACGTTGTAATGAAAGCTTACAACTGGGATAACAGCGCGTTCTCACTAACATCAGAACTTAAAGCTAACGAACAATCTCAAGCACTTTGTGATAACAAAATCGACGCATTCGTATTCTTCGCTGGTTTCCCAAATGGTTCAATCAAAGAAGCAACAACAACGTGTGACGCTGTACTTGTAACGGTAAACGATTCAACTGTTGAAAAACTAATTGAAGAAAACCCGTACTACAGCCAAGTTGTTATCCCTGGTGGCACTTACACTGGTACGCCGAAAGACACAGTAACATTTGGTGCACGTGCAACAATCGTTACACCAAAATCTATGTCTAACGAAATCGTATATGAAGTAACTAAATCTGTATTCGAAAACTTCAATACGTTCAAACGTCTACACCCATCATTTGCATCGCTAACAAAAGAAGACATGGCGACAGCAGCACTTAGCGCACCAGTTCACCCTGGCGCAGCTAAATACTACAAAGAAGTTGGTCTAAAATAA